From a single Deltaproteobacteria bacterium genomic region:
- a CDS encoding MlaD family protein, with the protein MSQKANYFKTGLFVILAFLLLAGAIILFGGGKFLEEKYTVETYFDQSVQGLDVGAALKFQGVQIGNVSHIGFVFNEYKTDYQYVLIRAEIFPNKVHGKGNERVYQGDFDRKSSIREMIRKGLRLQLASQGVTGIAFLNAVYFPPERYPPLEINWTPEYQYIPSAPGTITMITQTIEKLTTAIEKINFQEISEDIEKLVNSLNEAVEQAEIGELSKDLQQLVTTLDKTTNEIDSILKSKETKETVANISQISTDLKFALRRADRLLSSREHNIKTTMENVERISEDVREFMETVKKYPSWVLFGNPPPHFGEEEKAE; encoded by the coding sequence ATGAGTCAGAAAGCTAACTACTTCAAAACAGGCTTGTTTGTCATACTGGCGTTCCTGCTCCTCGCGGGGGCGATAATACTTTTCGGCGGAGGCAAGTTCCTGGAGGAAAAATACACCGTTGAAACGTATTTCGACCAGTCGGTTCAGGGTCTGGACGTCGGAGCCGCGCTTAAATTCCAGGGGGTACAGATAGGCAATGTAAGCCACATAGGCTTCGTTTTTAATGAATACAAGACGGACTATCAGTATGTTCTTATAAGGGCGGAAATATTCCCGAATAAAGTGCACGGGAAGGGAAACGAACGAGTATATCAAGGTGATTTCGACAGGAAAAGCAGTATTCGGGAAATGATACGAAAAGGACTGAGGCTGCAACTCGCCTCTCAGGGCGTGACCGGTATAGCGTTCCTGAACGCGGTATATTTCCCGCCTGAGCGTTATCCGCCTCTGGAGATAAACTGGACGCCCGAATACCAGTATATACCCTCTGCGCCGGGAACGATCACAATGATCACGCAGACTATTGAAAAGCTTACCACGGCTATAGAGAAAATTAATTTTCAAGAAATTTCCGAGGATATTGAAAAGTTGGTAAATTCCCTGAACGAGGCGGTTGAGCAGGCGGAGATAGGAGAGCTGAGCAAGGATTTGCAACAGCTTGTAACTACCCTTGATAAGACTACGAACGAAATCGACTCCATTTTGAAAAGTAAGGAAACAAAGGAAACCGTCGCTAACATCTCGCAGATCTCAACCGACCTCAAATTCGCCTTGAGACGCGCCGACCGATTGTTATCAAGCAGGGAACATAATATCAAAACTACAATGGAGAACGTGGAACGTATTTCGGAGGACGTAAGGGAATTCATGGAGACGGTTAAAAAATATCCTTCCTGGGTGCTTTTTGGAAATCCGCCTCCACACTTCGGAGAGGAGGAAAAAGCAGAATGA
- a CDS encoding oxaloacetate decarboxylase codes for MTKGQKLREIISGPGILLLPGVYDCVSAKLAERAGFEVAFTSGFGISGATLGRPDYGFLTATEMLWSVSRLVKSVDIPVVADIDTGYGNPLNVMRTVEDVVASGAAGIILEDQEWPKKCGHFEGKRVIPMGEHVEKIRAAVEARRDSGLVIIGRTDARAPYGLGEAIKRGRAYYEAGADVVFIEAPQSVEELKEIAAAFPDAPLFANMVEGGKTPLLRAEELEESGYKIVVFPLAALFAATKAIENCFRYLKANGTTKGYEDMIMFGDFEEIIDIRSYRELETRFRGNSE; via the coding sequence ATGACAAAAGGACAAAAATTAAGGGAGATTATATCCGGACCGGGGATACTCCTGCTGCCGGGTGTTTATGACTGTGTGAGCGCAAAGCTTGCAGAGCGCGCGGGTTTCGAGGTCGCGTTCACTAGTGGTTTCGGCATCTCGGGCGCAACTCTGGGAAGGCCTGATTACGGTTTTCTGACGGCGACCGAAATGCTGTGGAGCGTCAGTCGCCTCGTAAAATCGGTCGATATTCCCGTCGTGGCCGATATTGATACGGGCTACGGGAATCCGCTGAATGTTATGCGCACCGTCGAGGATGTCGTTGCCTCGGGTGCGGCGGGGATAATACTTGAGGATCAGGAATGGCCGAAGAAATGCGGACATTTCGAGGGGAAGCGCGTAATACCGATGGGGGAGCATGTTGAAAAAATCCGCGCCGCTGTGGAGGCGCGGAGGGATAGCGGCCTTGTGATAATCGGGCGTACGGACGCACGCGCTCCTTACGGACTCGGAGAAGCGATAAAGAGGGGAAGGGCTTATTATGAGGCGGGTGCCGATGTGGTTTTCATAGAGGCTCCGCAGTCGGTTGAAGAGCTTAAGGAGATCGCCGCCGCTTTCCCGGACGCCCCGCTCTTCGCGAATATGGTCGAAGGCGGGAAGACTCCTCTCCTGAGAGCGGAGGAGCTTGAGGAATCGGGATATAAAATAGTCGTGTTCCCCCTTGCCGCGCTATTCGCCGCTACAAAAGCCATCGAAAATTGTTTTCGGTATTTGAAGGCTAACGGCACGACGAAAGGATATGAAGATATGATCATGTTCGGGGATTTTGAAGAAATCATAGACATCCGAAGCTACAGAGAGCTTGAGACCAGATTCCGTGGAAACAGCGAGTAA
- a CDS encoding EamA family transporter, giving the protein MTGAALALLVAAIWGVAPIFEKMSLVKTAPLTALTIRFIFTTSLLLIITFVTGRFGEIKNVDGASLLWICIAGFIGGILGLLLYFTVLKEHLTSHIIPIVATFPLFTTIYAYFLLKEQITSLRLAGIILVVTGLVLINWNSIVPD; this is encoded by the coding sequence ATGACAGGAGCAGCTTTGGCCTTACTGGTAGCGGCAATCTGGGGCGTAGCTCCAATCTTCGAAAAGATGAGTCTGGTGAAGACGGCGCCTTTGACGGCGCTTACGATCAGGTTTATTTTCACGACCAGCCTGTTGTTAATAATAACCTTCGTCACGGGCAGGTTCGGGGAAATAAAGAATGTGGACGGCGCCTCGCTTCTCTGGATATGCATCGCCGGCTTTATAGGAGGTATTCTGGGCCTCCTTCTCTACTTCACCGTCCTCAAGGAACACCTCACGAGCCACATAATCCCTATAGTGGCCACGTTCCCGCTATTCACTACGATTTACGCGTATTTTTTGCTGAAAGAGCAGATTACGTCACTCAGGCTGGCAGGAATAATACTGGTTGTCACGGGTCTGGTGCTTATAAACTGGAATAGCATAGTCCCCGATTAA
- a CDS encoding phosphatidate cytidylyltransferase has translation MRILTAAVAVPILYVIFRLGGIVYLVFIMALVLVGQIEYGNLLESRKIPHGKYSGIVLSLLLAVSSYIGFIYFSLFFTLSVALVLILGLRKTSEGSTITRAGATLLGIIYLGWLLGHAVLVRNISDMEGIKLFSLTREGLSDPGFFYIFFTVACTFLNDTGAYFTGLYTGRHKLSPRISPGKTVEGTIGGVAACILTGLVVNYGFGSPLNSDWTILFSIIIAAAAVFGDLVESSIKRGAGIKDSGAIVPGHGGVLDRFDSLIFVFPVSYYFILIYYMSRGVSLG, from the coding sequence ATGAGAATACTAACAGCTGCCGTAGCGGTACCCATACTGTACGTGATTTTCAGGCTGGGGGGCATAGTTTATCTGGTCTTCATCATGGCTCTGGTTCTAGTCGGTCAGATCGAATACGGTAATCTGCTCGAGTCCAGAAAAATACCGCACGGCAAATACTCGGGAATAGTGCTGTCGCTGCTCCTGGCCGTATCTTCCTATATTGGATTCATCTATTTCTCACTCTTCTTTACACTATCGGTTGCCCTGGTTCTCATACTTGGGCTGAGGAAAACAAGCGAAGGCAGCACGATTACGAGGGCCGGAGCTACGCTCTTGGGTATTATCTATCTCGGCTGGCTTCTCGGCCATGCCGTGCTAGTCAGGAACATAAGTGACATGGAGGGGATAAAATTATTCAGCCTCACCCGGGAAGGGCTTTCCGATCCGGGGTTCTTCTACATATTCTTCACCGTCGCGTGCACCTTTTTGAACGACACCGGAGCGTATTTTACGGGACTCTATACAGGCAGACATAAACTCTCTCCGAGGATTAGTCCCGGCAAAACCGTCGAAGGCACGATCGGAGGGGTGGCAGCGTGCATACTTACGGGGCTCGTGGTCAACTACGGTTTCGGCTCGCCGCTAAATTCGGACTGGACGATACTGTTTTCCATTATAATCGCGGCTGCGGCTGTATTCGGAGACCTGGTAGAGTCCTCCATCAAGAGGGGGGCGGGTATCAAGGACTCGGGCGCTATCGTACCCGGCCACGGAGGCGTGCTGGACAGGTTCGACAGCCTTATCTTCGTGTTCCCTGTATCGTATTATTTTATTCTGATTTATTACATGTCCCGGGGCGTTTCATTAGGATAA
- a CDS encoding DUF4177 domain-containing protein, translated as MEYPAYKVVEVSQVTDEELERVINKWVGEGWLLDGIHFAMRESSKRPSMAFVVFTCFSGPRNPDKAT; from the coding sequence ATGGAATACCCTGCCTACAAAGTCGTCGAAGTGTCTCAGGTAACCGATGAAGAGCTCGAAAGGGTGATTAACAAATGGGTCGGAGAAGGATGGCTCCTCGACGGAATCCATTTCGCTATGAGGGAGTCATCAAAAAGGCCGTCCATGGCCTTCGTGGTTTTTACCTGTTTCTCCGGGCCTCGAAATCCGGATAAAGCCACTTAA
- a CDS encoding ATP-binding cassette domain-containing protein: MTEHEEIIIEVSDFTAAYGDTVIIDDISFNVYKGEKFIILGGSGCGKSTLLKHMIGLIRPAHGSVVIEGDDITQAEGSERIDILKRIGVAYQSGALFGSMTVLENVMLPLEEYTDLDSEAMELVGRMKLNLVGLTGSENKMPSELSGGMIKRAALARAMALDPDILFLDEPSAGLDPITSAELDELIIQLSHTLGVTFVIVTHELNSIYNIADRVIMLDKSTKGIIATGKPEYLRDNSTISVVQKFFRRQTDEQLGIE; this comes from the coding sequence ATGACGGAACATGAAGAAATAATAATCGAAGTCAGTGATTTTACCGCGGCCTACGGGGACACGGTAATTATTGATGACATTTCATTCAATGTTTATAAGGGCGAAAAGTTCATAATATTGGGAGGCTCGGGCTGCGGTAAGAGCACTCTGCTCAAACATATGATAGGTTTGATCAGGCCCGCTCACGGCAGCGTCGTCATAGAAGGCGACGACATTACGCAGGCGGAGGGCAGCGAGAGAATCGATATATTGAAAAGAATAGGGGTAGCGTACCAGTCGGGGGCGCTATTCGGCTCTATGACGGTGCTTGAAAATGTAATGCTCCCTCTTGAAGAATATACGGACCTGGACAGTGAAGCCATGGAACTGGTAGGAAGAATGAAGCTCAATCTGGTGGGCCTTACGGGGTCCGAGAATAAAATGCCTTCCGAGCTTAGCGGGGGGATGATCAAGCGCGCCGCGCTCGCGAGGGCTATGGCGCTCGATCCCGACATACTGTTTCTCGACGAGCCGTCCGCCGGGCTGGACCCCATAACATCAGCGGAGCTTGATGAGCTTATCATACAGCTTTCGCACACCCTTGGAGTTACATTCGTTATCGTTACGCACGAGCTTAACAGTATTTACAACATAGCCGACAGAGTTATTATGCTTGATAAGAGCACAAAGGGCATTATCGCAACCGGCAAGCCCGAGTATCTGCGCGATAATTCAACCATTTCGGTTGTGCAGAAATTTTTCAGGAGACAGACCGATGAACAACTCGGAATCGAATAA
- a CDS encoding glutamine--tRNA ligase/YqeY domain fusion protein — protein MDQNTEKKSLDFIRTIVEEDNASGKYGGRVATRFPPEPNGYLHIGHAKSICLNFGIAEEYGGTCNLRFDDTNPTREETEFVEAIKSDVKWLGYGWDDRLYYASDYFQKLYDYAVELIEDGKAYVDSLTPDEIREYRGTLSEPGKESPYRNRPVEENLDLFEGMKNGEYEEGAHVLRAKIDMASGNINMRDPVMYRILTEPHYRTGNKWFIYPMYDYAHCISDSIEGITHSLCTLEFEDHRPLYDWFLDELGIYHPQQIEFSRLNLTYTVLSKRKLIELVQKGYVSGWDDPRMPTVSGLRRRGYTSAAIRNFCSRIGVTKQESVIDISLLEHSVREDLNKRALRVMGVLNPLKVVITNYPEDLSEEMDAVNNPEDESMGNRKIPFSRELYIERDDFMEDPPKKFYRLSPGREVRLRYGYFVTCTDVVKDEREELKEVHCTYDPETRGGDSPDGRKVKATIHWVSAKHAIKAEVRLYEPLFTVPEPGSKEDGGDYTDFLNPESFIVLDDCYLEPGLAAAKPGVNYQFERLGYFTPDCVDSKAGSPVFNRTVTLRDTWAREKGKQG, from the coding sequence ATGGATCAGAATACGGAAAAAAAGAGCCTCGATTTCATAAGGACAATTGTCGAAGAGGACAATGCGAGCGGCAAGTACGGAGGCAGGGTAGCCACGAGATTCCCCCCGGAGCCTAACGGATACCTCCATATAGGACACGCGAAATCCATATGCCTTAACTTCGGCATAGCGGAGGAGTACGGCGGCACGTGCAACCTCAGGTTCGACGATACGAACCCGACCAGGGAAGAGACGGAGTTCGTGGAAGCCATAAAGAGCGACGTCAAATGGCTCGGCTACGGGTGGGACGACAGACTCTATTACGCTTCAGACTATTTCCAGAAGCTCTACGATTACGCCGTCGAGCTAATTGAGGATGGGAAGGCGTACGTGGACAGCCTCACGCCCGATGAAATAAGGGAGTACAGGGGGACACTCAGCGAGCCTGGAAAAGAGAGTCCCTACAGGAACAGGCCGGTTGAAGAAAATCTGGACCTTTTCGAGGGTATGAAAAACGGCGAATATGAGGAAGGCGCTCACGTGCTCAGGGCGAAAATAGATATGGCTTCGGGCAATATCAATATGCGGGACCCTGTCATGTACAGGATTTTGACGGAGCCCCACTACAGAACGGGGAACAAGTGGTTTATATATCCCATGTACGATTACGCCCACTGCATATCCGACTCGATTGAGGGGATAACCCATTCACTCTGCACGCTCGAATTCGAGGATCACCGCCCCCTCTACGACTGGTTTCTGGATGAGCTCGGCATATACCACCCGCAGCAGATAGAATTCTCCAGACTGAACCTGACCTACACCGTTTTAAGCAAAAGAAAACTCATTGAGCTCGTTCAAAAAGGATACGTATCCGGCTGGGACGATCCCAGGATGCCTACCGTATCGGGGCTCAGGAGGAGGGGTTACACATCAGCGGCGATAAGAAATTTCTGCAGCAGGATAGGGGTGACAAAACAGGAGAGCGTAATCGACATATCGCTTCTCGAGCACAGCGTCAGGGAAGACCTCAACAAGAGAGCGCTCAGGGTGATGGGGGTTTTAAACCCACTCAAGGTAGTAATTACAAACTACCCCGAAGACCTCAGCGAGGAGATGGACGCTGTGAATAACCCCGAGGACGAGAGCATGGGCAACAGGAAGATTCCATTTTCAAGGGAATTATACATAGAGCGCGACGATTTTATGGAAGACCCGCCAAAAAAATTCTACCGGCTTTCCCCCGGCAGGGAAGTGAGGCTGAGGTACGGCTACTTCGTAACATGCACGGACGTCGTAAAAGACGAAAGGGAGGAACTCAAAGAAGTACACTGCACGTATGATCCCGAGACCAGGGGAGGGGACTCTCCCGACGGGAGGAAGGTCAAAGCCACAATCCACTGGGTATCCGCGAAACACGCGATCAAAGCCGAAGTAAGGCTCTACGAACCGCTATTCACAGTCCCCGAGCCCGGGAGCAAAGAAGACGGCGGAGATTATACCGATTTTCTGAACCCCGAATCGTTCATTGTGCTCGATGATTGTTATCTGGAGCCCGGCCTCGCCGCCGCGAAGCCCGGAGTTAATTATCAGTTCGAGAGGCTCGGCTATTTCACCCCCGACTGCGTGGATTCGAAAGCGGGGTCGCCCGTATTCAACAGAACCGTAACCCTGAGAGATACCTGGGCAAGGGAAAAAGGGAAACAGGGGTAA
- a CDS encoding formyltransferase family protein, whose protein sequence is MNKPQHSTEDIEVIFKPEQRPMSVAVLVSGSGTNFTAIYEAEKRLEEAGEKQYGRIEAVFTNVPRCKGALKAREYGIPVIGLSSKIYFDTLGRSADDEEARDYYDSAVITLLEQVCAPDIIVLAGYRRRLGNVFLSRYKNRIVNLYPGDIIKDYLVRGVDAPVQAIRAGESSIKCTVYLEKAGERFGPAIMQSRPISLEGFREDDAHRMNERIRREGEWKIFPYAVHEIIARGRLGIDGNDNLYLDGKRLGKGGFQPGG, encoded by the coding sequence ATGAATAAACCACAACATAGCACCGAAGATATTGAAGTGATTTTTAAGCCTGAGCAGAGGCCGATGAGCGTTGCCGTATTAGTTTCCGGCTCCGGGACCAATTTCACCGCGATTTACGAGGCGGAGAAGAGGCTTGAGGAGGCGGGTGAGAAGCAGTACGGGAGAATAGAAGCCGTATTCACCAATGTACCTCGTTGTAAAGGCGCCCTCAAGGCACGAGAATACGGCATTCCGGTTATAGGCCTGTCCTCGAAAATCTACTTCGACACGCTCGGCAGGAGCGCCGATGACGAGGAGGCGAGAGATTACTATGACTCGGCTGTAATCACCCTTCTAGAGCAGGTATGCGCTCCCGATATCATTGTGCTTGCCGGTTACAGAAGAAGGCTCGGAAATGTGTTTCTCTCCAGATATAAAAACCGTATCGTGAACCTGTACCCGGGGGATATCATAAAAGATTATCTTGTGAGAGGGGTGGACGCTCCGGTGCAGGCAATCAGGGCCGGAGAGAGCAGCATTAAATGCACCGTGTATCTCGAGAAGGCGGGTGAGCGCTTCGGTCCCGCCATAATGCAGTCGCGGCCCATATCGCTTGAAGGCTTCAGGGAGGACGACGCGCATCGGATGAACGAGCGCATACGCCGTGAGGGGGAATGGAAAATATTCCCTTACGCTGTGCATGAGATTATCGCCAGGGGCAGGCTCGGCATAGACGGGAATGATAATCTCTACCTCGACGGTAAAAGGCTCGGAAAAGGCGGTTTTCAGCCGGGCGGTTAA
- a CDS encoding ABC transporter permease, with protein sequence MNNSGSGSSLPTLEAVADDSNTLRLKIMGRLDVYTTGEVWKAALSAVEKSKPNKLIIEAEGIEYCDASGIALLMELGLHQRQRGGSYKIEGLREDLLKLYELFKPEDFSETAQPDAESTKNPIVRIGEKSYEVWEEIKIHIIFTGQITAALAGALLNPFKVRWSEVLLTSEKFGANSFFIIALVNFLVGLVIAFQSAIPMKTYGADVFVADLIVIAYFKELGPLMTAFVVNGRSGSAFAAELGTMKVNEELDALNTMGLDPVKFLVLPKVIAALFMLPLLTVFGNLFGLIGGLVVIMSLGYTFSTYINQITASGTYVMLLAGLFKTLFFAVIIAGVGCLAGMRASRGPSAVGDAATRAVVTGIILMIIVDGIFGVLYYVLGI encoded by the coding sequence ATGAACAATTCAGGCTCCGGCTCTTCGCTTCCTACGCTCGAAGCGGTTGCAGACGACAGTAACACTCTCAGACTAAAAATTATGGGCCGCCTCGACGTTTATACGACGGGAGAGGTCTGGAAAGCCGCCCTGAGCGCAGTGGAAAAATCCAAACCGAACAAGCTTATAATCGAAGCCGAAGGTATAGAGTACTGTGATGCCTCCGGTATTGCTCTTTTAATGGAGCTGGGCCTTCATCAGAGACAAAGAGGGGGGAGTTACAAAATAGAGGGGTTGCGGGAGGACCTGCTCAAATTATACGAGCTGTTTAAGCCCGAGGATTTTTCAGAAACTGCACAACCGGACGCAGAATCAACGAAAAATCCGATAGTAAGGATAGGGGAAAAATCATATGAAGTATGGGAAGAGATCAAGATACATATCATATTTACCGGACAAATCACAGCGGCGCTTGCGGGAGCCCTCCTCAACCCCTTCAAAGTCAGATGGAGCGAAGTGCTTCTTACATCGGAGAAATTCGGCGCCAATTCGTTTTTTATTATTGCTCTTGTAAATTTTCTGGTTGGGCTCGTAATAGCGTTTCAATCCGCCATACCGATGAAAACATACGGCGCCGACGTTTTTGTGGCCGATCTGATAGTAATAGCCTATTTCAAGGAGCTGGGCCCGTTAATGACGGCTTTTGTGGTGAACGGCAGGAGCGGCTCCGCGTTTGCCGCCGAGCTCGGCACTATGAAGGTAAATGAAGAGCTCGACGCCCTTAATACGATGGGGCTCGATCCCGTAAAATTTCTGGTACTCCCCAAGGTAATCGCGGCTCTTTTTATGCTGCCCCTGCTCACCGTTTTCGGCAATCTATTCGGACTCATAGGGGGGCTTGTAGTGATTATGTCTCTGGGCTATACCTTCTCGACATATATAAATCAGATCACCGCGTCGGGCACTTACGTAATGCTGCTCGCGGGCCTTTTCAAGACCCTCTTTTTCGCAGTAATCATAGCGGGGGTAGGGTGTCTTGCAGGTATGAGGGCTTCGAGGGGTCCCTCGGCGGTGGGAGACGCCGCCACAAGGGCGGTCGTAACAGGCATTATACTTATGATTATCGTGGACGGAATTTTCGGAGTCCTCTATTACGTGCTGGGCATATAA
- a CDS encoding YdgA family protein, producing MRVILIILIVILIALLGLPYWFGIQTEKDYKNITKDYSESEHLEITDQSYQKGWLNSKAKTTFLLINGDSGILKLEEIDTIYHGPIPLQLLFGEQAVLRPVMAVIDSEVRVIPVKESDYSEIIKNIPPLELFTTLSLDGHGTTQITMRGLNTESGKQGEKLVWNGLEGVIDFGPQLESLDTRLKSPGLEIDGKDTELSITDIEGESNLIYKDKGHNYPTGEASVSVKELFVKSTDDETGEEDYVRINGIRISGSTEEETGTLSSAHSAGFEEIEIAGRKYGPGGYDLAIRNIDIASWRKIQKLINENERTRDTEQSKEQFMTELTLILPDLVRKSPEIELTKLSIETDKGVLQGYALISVDGSNLENPELAANPLFLITSIKASAELSISKTLLKSMLTDYEMDEISDDYKNLGNPMPSANELEEMAEKAAEEKIKELLNKNFIVIEGESYELRASYEMGQVMLNGSPLGLDSFMKQ from the coding sequence ATGCGTGTCATACTGATAATATTAATAGTAATACTGATTGCTTTGTTAGGGCTTCCTTACTGGTTCGGGATTCAGACCGAGAAAGATTACAAAAACATTACAAAAGACTATTCCGAGTCGGAACATTTAGAGATTACGGATCAAAGCTATCAGAAAGGATGGCTTAATTCGAAGGCAAAAACTACCTTCCTGCTCATAAACGGAGACTCCGGGATTCTCAAACTGGAAGAGATCGATACGATTTACCACGGTCCGATTCCGCTTCAGCTGTTATTCGGAGAACAAGCTGTCCTGAGACCAGTTATGGCCGTTATAGATTCCGAGGTGCGCGTAATACCGGTTAAGGAGTCCGACTACTCGGAGATAATCAAGAATATTCCTCCCCTTGAACTTTTTACAACCCTTTCACTAGACGGCCACGGAACAACACAGATTACGATGCGGGGCCTAAATACCGAATCCGGGAAACAGGGAGAGAAACTGGTGTGGAACGGTCTTGAAGGCGTTATCGACTTCGGCCCGCAATTAGAAAGTCTGGATACAAGGCTCAAGTCCCCCGGGCTTGAGATAGACGGAAAGGATACGGAGCTGTCTATTACGGATATAGAGGGGGAATCGAATTTAATATATAAGGATAAAGGTCATAATTACCCGACGGGTGAAGCTTCCGTCTCTGTCAAAGAATTATTTGTAAAGAGCACGGATGATGAAACCGGGGAAGAAGATTATGTCAGAATAAACGGAATCCGGATTTCCGGCTCTACCGAAGAAGAGACGGGCACCCTGAGCAGCGCCCACAGCGCGGGATTCGAGGAAATAGAGATAGCGGGCAGGAAATACGGACCCGGCGGATACGACCTGGCTATAAGAAACATCGACATAGCATCCTGGAGAAAAATACAGAAGTTAATCAATGAAAACGAGAGAACTCGGGATACGGAGCAATCGAAAGAACAGTTTATGACGGAGCTTACATTAATTCTTCCTGACCTGGTGAGAAAATCCCCCGAAATAGAGCTTACGAAACTCAGCATTGAAACCGACAAGGGCGTCCTTCAGGGATATGCTCTAATATCAGTAGACGGGTCTAACCTGGAAAATCCGGAACTGGCGGCCAACCCGCTGTTTTTAATTACCTCTATTAAGGCGTCAGCCGAACTCTCGATCTCGAAAACCCTCTTAAAATCAATGTTAACGGACTATGAAATGGATGAAATTTCAGACGATTATAAAAATCTGGGGAACCCCATGCCTTCAGCAAATGAACTCGAGGAGATGGCTGAAAAAGCGGCTGAAGAGAAAATTAAAGAACTTCTGAATAAGAATTTCATAGTTATAGAGGGCGAAAGCTATGAGCTTCGGGCAAGTTATGAAATGGGGCAGGTCATGCTAAACGGGAGCCCTCTTGGACTCGACTCCTTTATGAAGCAGTAA
- the hemB gene encoding porphobilinogen synthase, with amino-acid sequence MYFPSYRPRRLRKNARLREMIAETRISLSDLIYPMFVRPGRGKREEVASMPGIYKQSIDNLVKEAKEVRKLGVRSILLFGIPDHKDEAGSEGYDENGIIQKALRELKKKVKELTLITDVCMCEYTSHGHCGIIKDGDVDNDETIEYLARMSLSHVRAGADMVAPSDMMDGRVGVIRDVLDENGYENIPIMAYSAKYASAFYGPFRDAAESPPQFGDRRSYQMDPPNVREALREIALDIEEGADIVMVKPALSYLDVIRAAREEFSHPVAAYNVSGEYSMVKAAGRLGWIDAELVMMEILTSIKRAGADMILTYHAKDAARLINKAKK; translated from the coding sequence ATGTATTTTCCCTCGTACAGACCCAGAAGATTAAGAAAGAACGCCCGACTGAGAGAAATGATAGCCGAGACCCGGATATCCCTCAGTGACCTCATATACCCCATGTTCGTAAGACCCGGGAGAGGCAAAAGGGAAGAAGTCGCGTCCATGCCCGGCATCTACAAGCAGTCGATCGACAATCTGGTAAAGGAAGCGAAAGAGGTCAGAAAGCTCGGCGTGAGGTCCATACTGCTGTTCGGTATTCCCGACCACAAGGATGAAGCAGGCTCCGAAGGGTACGACGAGAACGGGATTATTCAAAAAGCGCTCCGGGAACTAAAGAAGAAGGTCAAGGAACTCACTCTCATCACGGATGTCTGTATGTGCGAATATACGAGCCACGGCCACTGCGGGATAATAAAGGACGGGGACGTCGATAACGACGAGACAATTGAATATTTGGCCAGGATGTCGCTTTCGCATGTCAGGGCGGGCGCCGATATGGTAGCGCCTTCGGATATGATGGACGGAAGGGTCGGTGTAATAAGGGATGTACTCGATGAGAACGGATACGAGAATATTCCGATAATGGCCTATTCCGCGAAATACGCATCCGCATTTTACGGACCTTTCAGGGACGCGGCCGAGTCGCCCCCCCAGTTCGGGGACAGGCGCAGTTATCAGATGGACCCTCCCAACGTGAGGGAGGCTCTGAGGGAAATTGCGCTCGATATAGAGGAAGGGGCTGACATAGTGATGGTAAAGCCCGCGCTCTCCTATCTGGATGTAATCAGGGCGGCCAGGGAAGAGTTCAGTCATCCCGTAGCGGCCTATAACGTTAGCGGCGAGTATTCTATGGTAAAGGCCGCCGGCAGGCTCGGATGGATAGACGCAGAGCTTGTCATGATGGAGATACTGACCAGCATTAAGAGGGCCGGGGCCGATATGATTCTTACTTATCACGCGAAGGACGCGGCCAGGTTGATTAATAAAGCAAAGAAATAA